From the Candidatus Polarisedimenticolaceae bacterium genome, the window GTCTACTGCAACCGCGTGGTCTTCGACGACGCGGGGCGGATCGACCACTGGCATGCGACTCCGTTCGACATGGGCGGCAAGGCCGTCGCGCTCAGGGCGATCGCCTCCCGCGAGGGGATCCCGCTCGCCCGCTGCGCGTTCGTGGGAGACCACGCGAACGACCTCGACGCCGCGCGCCTCGCGGGGTTCGCGATCGCCTTCAATCCCAAGGACGCGCAGCTCGAGGCGGCGGCGGGTGCGGTCGTGCGGTCGCGCGACCTGAGGGACGTCCTCCCCTACCTGCTCTGACGTCGGCGCGCCGCCGCACGCAGCAACGCCAGCGCGGACTTCGCGTCGACGAGGTCTCCGCGCTCGGCCATGGCGACGGCTTCGTCGAACGGCACCCGTTCGACGGCGAGCACCTCGTCGGGCTGCAGTTCCTGGCGCGTCCGAACGAGGTCGGTCGCGAGGTACAGCCAGATCCTCTCGTCGGTGAACCCCGGGGTCGTCCACAACCAGCCGAGTGGCTCCAGCCGGCCGGGCCGCAGTCCGGTCTCCTCCTCCACCTCCCGCAAAGCGCAGGACTCGGGGGACTCGCCGGGGTCGAGTTTTCCTGCGGGGACCTCGAGCAGCCAGCCCCCCGTGGCGTATCGGTACTGCCGGACGAGGTGGACCGAGCCGTCGGCATCGAGGGGCACGATCGCCGCGGCGCCCGGGTGCCGGATGATCTCGAGGGTGCAGACGTTGCCGTTGGGGAGTCGGACCTCGTCGGCGGAGAGCCGAACGATGCGCCCGGCGTGAAGAAGGCGGGACGAAAGGACCGCTGGGCCGGACATCAGGAACCTCCGGCCGGATCCTACTCCGACGCGCTCAACGGCGGCCGCGACCCCGCCCCCGACCCCTGTTGCGCCCGCGCTCCGGATTCGACACGACGAACCCACTGGCCCCGCTCGCCTGGGCCGGCCCCATCGCATCCACGACCGATTGAATCGTCATGGTCTTGATATGAGGCTTGACGTAGACGTCC encodes:
- a CDS encoding NUDIX hydrolase; this encodes MSGPAVLSSRLLHAGRIVRLSADEVRLPNGNVCTLEIIRHPGAAAIVPLDADGSVHLVRQYRYATGGWLLEVPAGKLDPGESPESCALREVEEETGLRPGRLEPLGWLWTTPGFTDERIWLYLATDLVRTRQELQPDEVLAVERVPFDEAVAMAERGDLVDAKSALALLRAAARRRQSR